A genomic segment from Triticum dicoccoides isolate Atlit2015 ecotype Zavitan chromosome 1A, WEW_v2.0, whole genome shotgun sequence encodes:
- the LOC119276074 gene encoding importin subunit beta-1-like: MDITQILLAAQSPDGNLRSAAEGNIKQFQEQNLPNFLLSLSVELSNDERPPESRRLAGIILKNSLDAKDSAKKELLTQQWVSLDHSIKLQIKESLLITLGSSVGDARQTSSQVIAKIASIEIPRREWQDLIAKLLSNMTQPGASAPLKQATLEALGYVCEEIPPEHLEQDQVNAVLTAVVQGMNQTELSSEVRLAAVKALYNALDFAESNFANEMERTFIMKVICDTAVSKEVEIRQAAFECLVAIASTYYVHLDPYMQTIFNLTANAVKGDEEPVALQAVEFWSTICEEEIELQEEYEGSDDANSTVNYRFIEKALPSLVPMLLETLLKQEEDQEQDDNAWNISMSGGTCLGLIARTVGDAVVPLVMPFVEANITKPDWRCREAATFAFGSILDGPSLEKLAPLVQAGLDFLLNTMNDPNSQVKDTTAWTLGRVFELLHSPCSTNPIISNANLPRIMGVLLESSKDVPNVAEKVCGAIYFLAQGYEDAEPASSLLTPYLPNVIAALLTAADRGDMTHVRLRASAYEALNEIVRVSNIPETSSIIGQLLQEIMRRLNLTFDHQIFSSGDKEKQSDLQALLCGVLQVIIQKLSSSDAKSIIAQTADQLMLLFLRVFACHSATVHEEAMLAIGALAYATGPDFVKYMPEFFKYLEAGLQNYEEYQVCSISVGVVGDICRALEDKILPFCDGIMTVLLKDLSNSQLNRSVKPPIFSCFGDIALAIGENFEKYLPYAMPMLQGAAELLVVLDQNDEDMVDYGNQLRRGIFEAYSGILQGIKGAKAQLMIPYAGHLLQFTEAVYKDRSRDESVTKAAVAVLGDLADTLGPISKDLFKSHLFHVEFLRECLDLDDEVRETASWTQGMINQAIVS; this comes from the exons ATGGATATCACTCAGATTCTGCTAGCTGCCCAGTCTCCAGATGGCAACCTTCGCTCAGCAGCAGAAGGCAACATCAAGCAGTTCCAGGAGCAGAATCTTCCCAACTTCCTCCTATCCTTGTCAGTGGAGTTATCGAATGATGAAAGACCACCAGAGTCTAGAAGACTTGCTGGTATTATCCTTAAGAACTCACTGGACGCAAAGGATTCTGCAAAGAAGGAGCTGCTGACTCAACAATGGGTCAGCTTGGATCACTCGATCAAATTGCAGATTAAGGAGTCATTGCTGAtaacactaggatcttcggtgggtGATGCGCGGCAGACGTCATCACAAGTCATTGCAAAGATTGCATCCATTGAGATACCCCGTCGGGAATGGCAAGACCTCATTGCCAAATTATTGAGCAACATGACGCAGCCTGGGGCCTCTGCGCCACTAAAGCAAGCAACTCTAGAAGCATTGGGGTATGTGTGTGAGGAGATTCCTCCTGAGCACTTGGAGCAGGATCAAGTGAACGCTGTTCTGACTGCTGTGGTTCAGGGGATGAACCAGACAGAGCTAAGCTCTGAAGTCCGTCTTGCAGCAGTTAAAGCTCTGTATAATGCTCTTGACTTTGCTGAGAGCAACTTTGCAAATGAGATGGAGAGGACCTTTATAATGAAGGTAATTTGTGATACTGCTGTATCTAAGGAAGTGGAGATCAGACAGGCAGCCTTTGAATGCCTTGTGGCAATTGCATCCACATATTATGTGCACTTAGATCCTTATATGCAAACCATATTCAACCTGACAGCTAATGCTGTCAAAGGAGATGAGGAACCAGTTGCACTGCAGGCTGTTGAGTTCTGGAGTACTATTTGTGAGGAAGAGATTGAACTCCAAGAGGAATATGAGGGATCTGATGATGCTAACTCAACTGTAAATTATCGCTTCATTGAGAAGGCCCTCCCTTCACTTGTTCCAATGCTGCTAGAAACTCTGTTGAAGCAAGAGGAAGATCAAGAGCAAGATGATAATGCTTGGAACATTTCCATGAGTGGCGGAACATGCCTTGGACTCATTGCTAGAACTGTTGGTGATGCAGTTGTCCCTCTTGTGATGCCATTTGTGGAAGCTAACATCACAAAGCCAGACTGGCGTTGTCGTGAGGCAGCCACTTTTGCATTTGGTTCTATCCTTGATGGCCCATCCCTTGAGAAACTTGCTCCCCTGGTACAGGCCGGACTTGATTTCTTGCTCAATACAATGAATGATCCAAACAGCCAGGTAAAAGACACCACTGCATGGACTCTTGGACGGGTATTTGAGCTTTTGCATTCTCCATGCAGTACTAATCCAATCATATCAAATGCAAACCTTCCTCGTATCATGGGTGTGCTGCTAGAGAGTAGCAAAGATGTTCCAAATGTGGCTGAGAAAGTCTGTGGAGCCATATATTTTCTTGCCCAAGGTTATGAAGATGCAGAGCCGGCCTCATCTTTGCTTACACCTTATCTTCCTAATGTTATTGCTGCACTCCTTACTGCCGCGGATCGTGGTGATATGACCCATGTGAGGCTTCGTGCATCTGCTTATGAAGCGCTGAATGAGATTGTAAGAGTCAGTAACATACCCGAAACTTCAAGCATTATAGGCCAGTTATTGCAGGAGATCATGAGAAGATTGAACCTGACATTTGATCACCAAATATTTTCATCAGGCGACAAGGAGAAGCAAAGCGATCTGCAGGCTTTGCTGTGTGGTGTACTGCAGGTCATTATCCAGAAACTGAGCAGCTCAGATGCAAAGTCCATAATTGCACAGACTGCTGATCAGCTGATGCTTCTGTTTCTCCGCGTCTTTGCCTGCCACAGTGCTACTGTACATGAAGAAGCAATGCTTGCCATTGGTGCTCTTGCTTATGCCACAGGTCCAGATTTTGTGAAATACATGCCTGAGTTTTTCAAGTACCTTGAGGCAGGCTTGCAGAATTATGAAGAATACCAAGTATGCTCCATCTCTGTAGGGGTGGTGGGTGATATTTGCCGTGCCTTGGAAGATAAAATTTTGCCCTTCTGTGATGGGATCATGACTGTGCTTCTCAAGGATCTCTCAAACTCACAGCTCAACAGGTCTGTCAAGCCTCCGATTTTCTCATGCTTTGGAGACATTGCTCTTGCCATCGGTGAGAATTTTGAGAAGTACCTGCCGTATGCTATGCCAATGCTTCAAGGGGCGGCTGAGCTTCTTGTTGTTTTGGATCAAAATGATGAGGATATGGTTGATTATGGTAACCAGCTCAGACGGGGAATATTTGAGGCGTACTCTGGCATACTACAGGGCATAAAGGGCGCAAAAGCTCAGCTGATGATACCTTATGCAGGACATCTGTTGCAGTTCACTGAAGCTGTCTACAAAGATCGGAGCAG GGACGAGAGCGTGACAAAGGCTGCAGTTGCTGTCCTGGGGGATCTTGCGGACACGCTTGGGCCA